From a region of the Arachis ipaensis cultivar K30076 chromosome B09, Araip1.1, whole genome shotgun sequence genome:
- the LOC107618774 gene encoding ubiquitin-like modifier-activating enzyme 5, producing the protein MEVELKQLMADLQSLNQSLPDPSLHASLLKIQSRVEHLATLAKSEPVRRSKVKDMSAEVVDSNPYSRLMALQRMGIVENYERIREFSVAIVGIGGVGSVAAEMLTRCGIGRLLLYDYDKVELANMNRLFFRPDQVGMTKTDAAVQTLSDINPDVLLESYTLNITTVEGFETFMSSLKNKSFCASKQDSGVDLVLSCVDNYEARMAVNQACNELSQTWLESGVSEDAVSGHIQLLIPGETACFACAPPLVVASGVDERTLKREGVCAASLPTTMGVVAGLLVQNTLKFLLGFGQVSPYLGYNSLKDFFPTMQMKPNPQCSNFACLERQKEYILAKPARDAAAKAKLEAEAPFTEEGPLHIDNEWNISVVDDCEPDVSSAKNSDILPEGLTHELPVADDFRNIVTSEAPTTDNEDLEELRRQLEAINSK; encoded by the exons ATGGAGGTGGAGCTGAAACAGTTGATGGCCGATCTTCAATCTCTCAACCAATCCCTTCCAGATCCATCTCTCCATGCTTCCCTCCTTAAA ATTCAATCGCGTGTTGAGCATCTTGCAACCCTTGCCAAGTCTGAACCTGTTCGGCGCTCCAAAGTTAAG GATATGAGTGCTGAGGTTGTAGACAGCAATCCGTACAGTAGGCTTATGGCACTTCAGAGAATGGGTATTGTGGAGAACTATGAGAGGATACGGGAATTCTCCGTTGCCATTGTT GGAATAGGTGGGGTAGGAAGTGTTGCTGCTGAGATGCTAACTAGATGCGGTATAGGTCGACTATTGCTGTATGATTATGACAAAGTAGAGCTTGCAAACATGAATAGGCTATTCTTTCGTCCAGATCAG GTTGGTATGACAAAGACAGATGCAGCCGTACAAACTCTTTCAGATATTAACCCTGATGTTCTGCTTGAG aGCTATACATTGAATATCACAACAGTGGAGGGCTTTGAAACCTTCATGTCATCTTTGAAAAATAAGTCATTCTGCGCTTCCAAACAAGACAGTGGTGTGGATCTTGTGTTAAGTTGTGTAGATAATTATGAAGCAAGAATGGCTGTAAACCAG GCTTGTAATGAATTGAGCCAGACCTGGTTGGAGTCAG GTGTTTCTGAGGATGCTGTCTCTGGTCATATTCAGCTACTTATTCCTGGTGAAACTGCATGTTTTGCATGTGCACCTCCTTTG GTTGTTGCATCTGGAGTAGATGAACGTACACTCAAGCGTGAAGGGGTTTGTGCTGCATCTTTACCAACAACTATG ggGGTTGTTGCCGGGCTTCTAGTGCAAAACACACTCAAATTCTTGTTAGGTTTTGGTCAAGTCTCTCCATATTTG GGATATAATTCTCTTAAGGACTTTTTCCCTACCATGCAAATGAAGCCGAATCCTCAATGTTCAAATTTTGCATGCTTAGAAAGACAG AAAGAGTACATTCTTGCAAAGCCCGCAAGAGATGCTGCAGCAAAAGCAAAGCTAGAAGCTGAAGCACCGTTCACCGAGGAGGGTCCGCTTCACATTGACAATGAATGGAATATAAG TGTTGTTGATGATTGTGAACCAGATGTTTCTAGTGCCAAAAATTCAG ATATATTGCCTGAAGGTCTCACTCATGAACTTCCTGTCGCGGATGATTTTCGGAACATAGTGACTTCTGAAGCTCCAACCACTGACAACGAGGACCTTGAGGAACTCCGAAGGCAGCTTGAAGCTATTAATTCTAAGTAG
- the LOC107617937 gene encoding shikimate O-hydroxycinnamoyltransferase, with product MIIKVRESTMVRPAEEGPRRTLWNSNVDLVVPNFHTPSVYFYRPNGASNFFDAKIMKEALSKVLVPFYPMAGRLRRDEDGRVEIDCDGQGVLFVEAETGGVIDDFGDFAPTLELRQLIPAVDYSQGIESYPLLVLQVTYFKCGGVSLGVGMQHHAADGASGLHFINTWSDVARGLEVSIPPFIDRTLLRARDPPRPVFDHIEYKLPPSMKTQAVSQQQPQKPGSDAAEVSIFKLTRDQLNKLKAKSKEDGNTVSYSSYEMLAGHVWRSVCKARGLPMDQETKLYIATDGRSRLQPPLPPGYFGNVIFTTTPIAVAGDLMSKPIWYSASRIHNALLRMDNDYLRSALDYLELQPDLKALVRGAHTFKCPNLGITSWVRLPIHDADFGWGRPIFMGPGGIAYEGLSFIIPSSTNCGSLSVAIALQPDHMKVFKELIYDI from the exons ATGATCATAAAGGTGAGAGAATCGACAATGGTGCGTCCGGCGGAGGAAGGACCGAGAAGGACGCTGTGGAATTCGAACGTGGATTTGGTGGTACCGAACTTCCACACGCCTAGCGTGTACTTCTACCGTCCGAACGGCGCGTCGAACTTCTTCGACGCTAAGATCATGAAGGAAGCGCTGAGCAAGGTTCTGGTGCCGTTTTATCCGATGGCTGGGAGGCTCCGACGCGACGAGGACGGCCGCGTGGAGATCGATTGCGACGGTCAAGGGGTTCTGTTCGTGGAGGCGGAGACCGGCGGCGTCATCGACGATTTTGGGGATTTCGCGCCAACGCTTGAGCTTCGGCAACTAATCCCAGCCGTTGATTACTCACAAGGGATTGAATCCTATCCACTCTTGGTACTCCAG GTAACATATTTTAAATGTGGAGGGGTGTCATTAGGAGTTGGCATGCAGCACCATGCAGCGGATGGAGCTTCTGGTCTTCACTTCATCAACACATGGTCCGATGTAGCTCGCGGCCTTGAGGTGTCAATCCCACCATTCATCGACCGGACACTGCTCCGAGCAAGAGATCCGCCTCGGCCAGTCTTTGATCACATTGAATACAAGCTCCCACCATCCATGAAAACACAAGCAGTATCACAGCAACAACCTCAAAAACCAGGATCAGATGCTGCAGAGGTTTCTATTTTCAAGCTGACACGTGATCAACTGAACAAGTTGAAAGCAAAGTCTAAGGAAGATGGTAACACTGTGAGTTACAGCTCTTATGAGATGTTGGCTGGTCATGTTTGGAGGAGTGTGTGCAAAGCAAGGGGACTTCCAATGGATCAAGAAACAAAGTTGTATATTGCGACAGATGGAAGGTCTAGGCTGCAGCCTCCGCTTCCTCCGGGCTACTTTGGCAATGTGATATTCACAACAACACCGATCGCTGTGGCCGGAGATCTCATGTCAAAGCCTATTTGGTACTCTGCAAGCAGAATCCACAATGCTCTGTTGAGGATGGACAATGACTATTTGAGGTCTGCTCTTGATTACTTGGAGCTGCAGCCGGATCTCAAGGCGCTGGTTCGCGGCGCTCACACTTTCAAGTGTCCGAATCTCGGCATCACTAGCTGGGTTAGGCTTCCAATCCATGATGCTGATTTTGGTTGGGGGAGGCCTATTTTCATGGGGCCTGGAGGGATTGCCTATGAAGGATTGTCTTTCATAATTCCGAGTTCAACGAATTGTGGGAGCTTGTCTGTGGCAATTGCTCTTCAGCCTGATCACATGAAGGTGTTCAAGGAATTGATCTATGACATTTGA
- the LOC107617939 gene encoding uncharacterized protein LOC107617939 → MRIQFLITWFLFVSYSQAISNSGLHTSSTAEKKGLNSSTTIVQTQQPFENYGSIKETMLFHSKDEEKQELSHASVKRAAHSGRGTTGGSSDVDRHHRSSASSTASLLPWSSRFCVSMTLILMSFFHVKLL, encoded by the exons ATGAGGATACAATTTCTTATTACATGGTTCCTTTTTGTCTCATACAGCCAAGCCATATCAAACTCAGGTTTGCATACAAGTTCTACTGCAGAAAAGAAAGGTCTAAACTCTTCAACCACCATAGTGCAAACACAGCAACCTTTTG AAAACTATGGGAGCATAAAAGAGACAATGTTGTTTCACAGTAAAGATGAAGAAAAGCAAGAACTATCTCATGCCTCAGTAAAGAGAGCAGCACATAGTGGTAGAGGAACTACTGGGGGTTCATCAGATGTTGATCGCCACCATCGCAGCTCTGCAAGCTCCACAGCATCATTGTTACCTTGGAGCTCTAGATTTTGTGTAAGCATGACCTTGATATTGATGTCCTTCTTCCATGTTAAGCTGCTCTGA